A single region of the Gossypium arboreum isolate Shixiya-1 chromosome 12, ASM2569848v2, whole genome shotgun sequence genome encodes:
- the LOC108477634 gene encoding uncharacterized protein LOC108477634 translates to MSDFRRALDDCGLNNLRFIGKWFTWERGRFLSINIRERLDWGVATLNWVNFCPSYQLEHLTHSFSDHYPILLDTFGKLKMSCINEKPFRFEAKWCLEDSFEEVIRRNWNDISRSVPEKLGRLGQQLQRWSGSKERDKKKNQALLEERLNCLYELDPTDEILGEIADIQ, encoded by the coding sequence ATGTCTGATTTTAGAAGGGCCTTGGATGACTGCGGGCTTAACAATCTTAGGTTTATTGGTAAATGGTTTACTTGGGAACGAGGAAGGTTTTTGTCAATAAACATAAGAGAGAGATTAGATTGGGGGGTTGCAACTTTGAATTGGGTCAACTTTTGCCCTAGCTATCAACTAGAACATTTGACTCATTCCTTTTCGGATCACTACCCTATCCTTTTGGATACATTTGGGAAACTAAAGATGTCATGTATTAATGAAAAACCGTTCAGGTTTGAGGCCAAATGGTGTTTAGAAGACTCTTTTGAAGAGGTGATTAGAAGAAATTGGAATGATATTTCCAGAAGTGTCCCTGAAAAGCTTGGAAGATTAGGTCAGCAGCTTCAAAGGTGGAGTGGATCCAAAGAAAGAGATAAAAAGAAAAATCAGGCATTACTTGAAGAAAGACTAAACTGCCTTTATGAGCTAGATCCAACTGATGAGATTTTGGGTGAAATCGCAGATATTCAATGA